One window from the genome of Zonotrichia leucophrys gambelii isolate GWCS_2022_RI chromosome 29, RI_Zleu_2.0, whole genome shotgun sequence encodes:
- the LOC135459106 gene encoding retinol dehydrogenase 16-like has translation MWLYAAAALLALLLLRRWHRERQTVPRLSEKHVLITGCDSGFGKLLARQLDRRGLRVLAACLTESGAAQLRAGTSERLQTVLLDVTCSESIARVTAWVRERVGDQGLWGLVNNAGIAIPTAPNEWLSKEDFMKVLDVNLVGLVEVTLSLLPLVRRARGRVVNVSSVMGRLSFFGGGYCISKYGVEAFSDSLRIEMHNFGVKVSVIEPGYFKTMITNVENLGNNFQACWEKLPAEIKESYGESYLRDFVSLLKLMQKGYNSDLSLVTNCMEHALTSLHPRSRYSAGWDAKLLYLPLSYLPSALTDALFTTLYPKSAGKA, from the exons ATGTGGCTGTACGCGGCGGCCGCGCTGCTGGCGCTGCTCCTGCTGCGCCGCTGGCACCGGGAGCGGCAGACGGTGCCGCGGCTCTCGGAGAAGCACGTGCTGATCACGGGCTGCGACAGCGGCTTCGGGAAGCTCCTGGCGCGGCAGCTGGACCGGCGCGGGCTGCGGGTGCTGGCCGCCTGCCTGACGGAGAGCGGCGCCGCGCAGCTGCGGGCCGGCACCTCCGAGCGGCTGCAGACCGTGCTGCTGGATGTCACCTGCAGCGAGAGCATCGCCCGTGTCACCGCCTGGGTGCGGGAGCGCGTGGGGGACCAAG ggctctgggggctggtgAACAACGCAGGCATCGCCATCCCCACCGCCCCCAACGAGTGGCTGAGCAAGGAGGACTTTATGAAGGTGCTGGATGTCAACCTGGTGGGGCTGGTGGAGGTGACGCTGAGCCTGCTGCCGCTGgtgcggcgggcgcggggccgcgtGGTCAACGTGTCCAGCGTGATGGGCCGCCTGTCCTTCTTTGGTGGAGGCTACTGCATCTCCAAGTACGGCGTGGAAGCCTTCTCTGACAGCCTCAG GATCGAGATGCACAACTTCGGGGTGAAGGTCAGTGTGATCGAGCCGGGCTACTTCAAAACCATGATCACCAACGTTGAGAACCTGGGGAATAATTTTCAGGCCTGCTGGGAGAAGCTTCCTGCAGAAATCAAAGAGAGTTATGGGGAGAGTTACTTGAGGGACT TTGTTTCCCTGCTCAAGCTGATGCAGAAGGGCTACAACAGCGACCTGTCCCTGGTCACCAACTGCATGGAGCACGCTCTGACCAGCCTGCACCCCCGTAGCCGCTATTCCGCCGGCTGGGACGCCAAGCTGCTCTACCTGCCCCTCAGCTACCTGCCCTCAGCCCTCACCGACGCCCTGTTCACCACGCTCTACCCCAAATCTGCTGGGAAAGCCTGA